In Vibrio chagasii, the sequence TTGCAGGCTCAAGTTCAGAGCTTCCATCGCACCCGAAGTAATCACAATATCTTGATGGTTAACGCTAATACCTTGTTGTAAGTAGCGCTGTGCGATCTGCCTTCTTAATGACTCGCTGCCTGGCGGCAAGTTATTAATCACGCTCGCACCCGTCATTTTTCTGCCTGCACTGGCTAGGTTTCGAGTTAAGGTGGGTAAAGGAAAAAGATCTGGGTCAGGAAAGGCGGAGCCAAAAGGAACAATACCCTCAGCAGAACTGGACTTTAGAAAATCAAATAAGCGATCGTTAATCGCCTTCTTCTCTCGAGCTACTGGCGGCTGATAATCCACACCGTCGACTTTAGGAGCAACAAAGTAGCCAGACTGAGGCTTGGCAATGATCCAACCTTCGCTTTCTAGCAACTGATAGGCTTGTAGCACAGTACTATTACTGACGTTGTAGTTACGACAGCTCATGCGCACAGAGGGGATCTTCTCTCCTGAACGCCATGTGTTATTAGCGATCTGAGTTCGAATATCCTTTGCAAGCTCTTCATAACGCGCCATCTAATTGTACTACCTAGATAAATTCCTGTGGACGGGTGATCTTATCATTAACGTGATCAACTATTGCTTCTATCCATATGATTGCACCTAATTTCTATAATTGTGTGAATTGGTTCACAGATAACTTTGTAAGCTTTGCTAAGTTTGTATCCAAGGTAAGAGCTAAATTCGCTTTACGCCTCAATAATTTGATGTAACCCAAAAACATGCGAGATAACAATGAAAAAAATAGAAGCAGATCAGTTAAGTTATAAAGGAGAGTCAAACGGTGTTCATAGTTGGACAACACCGAGTGGCCAGCCATACTACTGGCACCCAGATTGGCTCCATATTGCTGAAGATGCGACAGGCTCACATCCAAAGCAGAAGCTAGATGTAGACCAAGATCAAGCACCTACTGAAAAGCACGCGGTATCTGCAATTCTTAAGCACATCAACCAATGGGCAGCAGACAAACTGGCATCACATCCAGAAATTGAAACTGGCTCAATTGAAGCTGAAATCAATCTTAAAAAGTAGTCAACTTTTTATGATCGTTAGGTCGCGTTGAAGCTAATCTTCTCAGTTCTAATCGCAACCTCATCGACGTAATAGCCTCGAGACTCAACCGAGGCTATTCAAACCTCTTCATAATAACGCTGTAATATTCCCCACCTAGCTAACAAAAATTCAACACTAACCACTTTCTTGTATCAATCCGCGAAAGCTATCGATAGAATTTCCGGTCTCATTCATGTCATCTATGTTAATCATACGTGTGCCTTTATCCGCCAATCAATCTAAGGCTCATGTAAATCAACAAGAACAAAGGCTTATCGATGGATACTTCTAACTATAATAAATCGCTAACGACCCAATTATACGCTATCGCCGGTGTGCTCTTTGGCACTTATGGTAGTCGAGTGTGCCCGATGCTTGAGAGCCTATCCACACTGGAGATTTTCACTCACGTCAGCATCGTCTTTGTCTTAGTTTGGCTTGTACGTCACTATTTATTCACCAATCACGCTTTGGTTAAGCAAGGCAGATTTGCTCAGCTTGACACCTTTCTGTTCTTCGCTACGAGTCTCCCATTCGCACTGTATTACAACCTTAGTTACGAGTTCACGGTAGACAGCAATCTAAAAGTCTTATTTGGGATGACCTTATTTGGCTTCTTCACCGGCACTATCCTCCAGTTGCACGCTAAGTTAGCACAAATCGACAACATGGAAGCGACCGGTCAATTTGATTTCCAATTGATTGGTGAAAGAAGCTCACTAGTAAAGCAGATGATTGGCTTGGTGATGGTACTTCTGGTAACACTGACGACCATGCTGACCATGATTGCGGTCAAAGACATCTTCTGGCTAGAACACAACCCTGAACGCTTACTTGATGGCACTGGCAAGATCAGCGTAATCAAAGAATTCATCTATTTAGCACTGGTGTTAGGCGGCTATGCCATTGCCATCATGACACTTTGGAGCAAGCTCATTAAGCGTATTCTCCTTAGCCAAGAGTGTGCATTAAATAAGGTGACCAATGGAGAGCAAGGTGTGCGGCTACCAATTTTTGGTTACAACGAACTGGGCTCAATGGCAGCGATGACCAACACCATGCTTGATAGCTTAGAAACGGCTCAGAACGAAGTGAAAACGACTCGTGACGTCGCCATTGTTAGCCTATCAGCACTTGCAGAATCTCGAGACAATGAGACTGGAGCGCACATTCTAAGGACTCAAGAGTATGTAAAGGTTTTGGCACAACAACTCAGTAAGTCTCAAGAACACGCCGCATTATTAACGCCAAGCTATATCGAGTTACTTTATAAGTCTGCTCCCCTACATGACGTAGGAAAAGTCGGAGTGCCAGACAGCGTGCTCCTGAAGCCGGGCAAATTAACCGATGAAGAGTTTGAAATAATGAAGGGTCACCCGGCGATTGGTGCAGAAGCCTTATCTATTGCAGAAAAGCAGCTCGGTAGCAGTTCTTTTTTAAGGGTGGCAAAAGAGATCTCTCTCACACACCATGAAAAGTGGAACGGCAGTGGCTACCCAAATCAACTGGCTGGCGAAGACATCCCTTTGTCGGGTCGTTTAATGGCCTTAGCCGATGTTTATGACGCATTAATATCTAAACGCGTCTATAAACCGGCATTTACACATCAACAAGCCAAAGAGATCATTTTAGAAGGTGAAGGTTCTCATTTCGATCCGCAAGTTGTTCAAGCCTTTTTAGCCGTCGAAGACCTTTTTGTTGAAATCGCAGCCACTTACAAAGATGGAAAAAGTGTAGAAAACGAACTCGAGAGAGAAAGCCTTATTGCTTCGCCTGCATAATCTTTTCAAAAACCACTAACTTCTTGCACCCTACAGGTTAATCCGTAGGGTGTTTTGTTATCAAATACCCTCTTTAGTCAATAAATCTGATTGAAATGGATTTTTTTTGGTCTTTCTGTTCACTTCGTATTGTCTTAAAAATTCCATACAGGTATAACTACCCATAGATACTATCCCCTCTCAATTGACATGGATGAAGATTATGTTTGAAAAAGTGTTAGCTGCGCCTGCCGACCCTATCCTCGGCCTTACTGAAGAGTTTAAAAACGACTCTCGTGCAGAGAAAATCAACCTTGGTGTTGGCATCTACAAAAATGAAGATGGTCAAACGCCAGTACTTAAAACAGTAAAGAAAGCAGAAGCTGCACTTCTTGAAAACGAAAAAACCAAATCTTACCTAACGATTGAAGGTACAGCTGAATACGGTCTTGCCGTTCAGAAGCTACTTTTCGGTTCAGATGCTGAAATCGTAACTTCTCAACGCGCTAAAACAGCACAAGCTCCGGGTGGTACTGGTGCTCTACGTGTTGCAGGTGAATTCATTAAGCGTCAACTTGGTGATGTGAAGATCTGGATCAGTAACCCAACTTGGGCTAACCACAACGGTGTTTTCGCTGCTGCGGGTATCGAAACAGCTCAATACAGCTACTACAACGCTGAAACAAAAGACAAAGACTTCGCTGGCATGGTTGCTGACCTAGAGAAAGCATCTGAAGGTGATATCGTTCTTCTTCACGGCTGTTGTCACAACCCAACAGGTATCGATCCAACAGCTGAAGAGTGGGAAGTACTGGCTAAACTCGTTGCTGAGAAAAAGCTTCTTCCACTATTCGACTTTGCTTACCAAGGTTTTGCAAAAGGCGTTGAAGAAGATGCTGCTGGCCTTCGTACTTTCGCTAAGTACAACAAAGAGATTTTAGTCGCGAGCTCATTCTCTAAGAACTTCGGTCTATACAACGAGCGTGTTGGTGCGTTCACTTTAGTTGCTGAATCTGCAGACGTAGCAACAACAGCATTCTCTCAAGTTAAGAGCATCATCCGCTCTATCTACTCTAACCCACCAGCGCACGGTAGTGCTGTCGTAACTCACATCCTTGGCGATGCTGGTCTACGTGCTGAATGGGAAGCGGAAGTTGCTGAGATGCGTGACCGTATCCAAGAGATGCGTGAGCTATTCGTTGCAACACTGAAATCTGAAGGTGTTGATGCAGACTTCACGTTCATCGAGCGCCAAAACGGCATGTTCTCTTTCTCTGGTTTGAGCAAAGAGCAAGTAAACCGCCTAAAAGAAGAATTCGCAATCTACATTGTTGGCTCTGGCCGCATCAGCGTTGCGGGCATGACTAAGTCAAACATGGGCCCTCTATGTAAAGGTATCGCTGCGGTTCTTTAATCGTAACAATACCAAGTCTGCTCTTGCAGACAGTAGATATGTAAAAGCCAGCGATTAAGCTGGCTTTTTTGTAGCTGTCATAATGTGTGAGGTTGAATTCAATTAGTACTCTAGGAAGAACTCGACACCTAACTCATTAGTCCTCTCACTTACGCCTGTGCTCCCCTCACCATCTCTATGCTGGTATGAACCACCAATCGCAAACTTGTTGGTCACTAGATAACGTAAACCTAGGTGGTAAATCTCTTCATCGAATAAATCACTTCGATTGAGCTGTACACTACCGTTCGCAATCCAACGCTTAGCAAAGCCATAGTTAAGCTCGGCTTTAACACCTTGGACAAACTCCGTATCAGATTCTAAAGTCTCATTGGTGCCATTCAGCTCAACTTCCCCTTTAGTCACACCAAGCAAATAAGAAGCGACAATATCCAAGTCTTTCTTGATGCTATAACGATAACCCGTACCAGCCATTAATGTATCAATACGAGTCGTACTCTCGTCAGGGTGGATGAAACGCGCGGTATAATCACCAAGCAGTAACCAATCGTCGGTCATGGTGTAGCTCACACCCAATCCAAACGCCGATGCATTATTATTTCCCCCAGCATCTTCGTTCAAACTGCCTGAATGCGCCGTTGCATAAACGTGGTCGTAATCAAGAATATCCACACTGTGAGTGTCTGCCCA encodes:
- a CDS encoding aspartate/tyrosine/aromatic aminotransferase, which encodes MFEKVLAAPADPILGLTEEFKNDSRAEKINLGVGIYKNEDGQTPVLKTVKKAEAALLENEKTKSYLTIEGTAEYGLAVQKLLFGSDAEIVTSQRAKTAQAPGGTGALRVAGEFIKRQLGDVKIWISNPTWANHNGVFAAAGIETAQYSYYNAETKDKDFAGMVADLEKASEGDIVLLHGCCHNPTGIDPTAEEWEVLAKLVAEKKLLPLFDFAYQGFAKGVEEDAAGLRTFAKYNKEILVASSFSKNFGLYNERVGAFTLVAESADVATTAFSQVKSIIRSIYSNPPAHGSAVVTHILGDAGLRAEWEAEVAEMRDRIQEMRELFVATLKSEGVDADFTFIERQNGMFSFSGLSKEQVNRLKEEFAIYIVGSGRISVAGMTKSNMGPLCKGIAAVL
- a CDS encoding HD domain-containing protein, with product MDTSNYNKSLTTQLYAIAGVLFGTYGSRVCPMLESLSTLEIFTHVSIVFVLVWLVRHYLFTNHALVKQGRFAQLDTFLFFATSLPFALYYNLSYEFTVDSNLKVLFGMTLFGFFTGTILQLHAKLAQIDNMEATGQFDFQLIGERSSLVKQMIGLVMVLLVTLTTMLTMIAVKDIFWLEHNPERLLDGTGKISVIKEFIYLALVLGGYAIAIMTLWSKLIKRILLSQECALNKVTNGEQGVRLPIFGYNELGSMAAMTNTMLDSLETAQNEVKTTRDVAIVSLSALAESRDNETGAHILRTQEYVKVLAQQLSKSQEHAALLTPSYIELLYKSAPLHDVGKVGVPDSVLLKPGKLTDEEFEIMKGHPAIGAEALSIAEKQLGSSSFLRVAKEISLTHHEKWNGSGYPNQLAGEDIPLSGRLMALADVYDALISKRVYKPAFTHQQAKEIILEGEGSHFDPQVVQAFLAVEDLFVEIAATYKDGKSVENELERESLIASPA